Proteins from a single region of Pithys albifrons albifrons isolate INPA30051 chromosome 10, PitAlb_v1, whole genome shotgun sequence:
- the LRRC40 gene encoding leucine-rich repeat-containing protein 40 isoform X1, protein MGIYPHIYISLCNYVSVFVWMMMMIDGWMDLSNCTSMYTHIPCLYLCIYMCIIPLSRRVGARCSFRSLPSPSTPCLSPRRAECPGRAVLRAVCVAVPAHVWRINVDPPEEAQHNLSFSSTDRWWEQTDLTKLILASNQLQSLSEDVQLLPALTVLDVHDNQLTSLPSALGQLENLQKLDVSHNKLQSVPEELLQLPRLRSLLLQHNQLGHLPQGLGQLLSLEELDVSNNHLTAIPESFALLVNLVRLNLACNQLRDLPADLSAMKSLRQLDCTKNCLETVPATLARMASLEQLYLRKNKLHSLPEFPSCKLLKELHAGENQIEILNAENLKHLNSLSVLELRDNKIKAVPEEITVLQRLERLDLANNDISRLPYTLGNLPQLKFLALEGNPLRTIRRDLLEKGTQELLKYLRSKIQDDGPGPNEEPPVTAMTLPSQARVNMHAITSLKLLEYSEQQAAEIPPELFDAVGANPVATVNFSKNQLREVPPRIVELKDSVCDVNLGFNKISSISLELCRLHRLTQLELRNNLLTSLPKEMEALTRLQIINLAFNRFKEFPSVLYHLPALETILLSNNQVGSIDPVQLKGMDRLGTLDLQNNDLFQVPPELGNCENLRTLLLEGNPFRTPRAAVLAKGTAALLEYLRSRIPA, encoded by the exons ATGGGTATATATCCACACATCTATATCTCTTTATGTAACTATGTATCTGTGTTTGTatggatgatgatgatgattgatggatggatggatctATCTAATTGCACCTCTATGTACACACACATCCCATGTCTGTATCTatgtatatacatgtgtatCATCCCCCTTAGCAGGAGGGTTGGAGCTCGATGCTccttcaggtcccttccaagccccAGCACTCCGTGCCTTTCCCCGCGGCGGGCAGAGTGCCCGGGAAGGGCagtgctcagggctgtttgtgtggcagtgccagctcacGTGTGGCGCATCAACGTGGACCCCCCTGAGGAGGCCCAGCACAACCTGTCCTTCAGCAGCACCGACCGCTGGTGGGAGCAGACAGACCTCACCAAGCTCATCCTGGCCTCCAACCAGCTGCAGAGCCTCTCGGAGGAcgtgcagctgctgcctgccctcacCGTGCTGGAC GTGCATGATAATCAACTGACATCACTTCCTTCTGCTTTAGGACAACTGGAAAATCTCCAGAAACTTGATGTCAG CCACAACAAGCTGCAGAGTGTCCccgaggagctgctgcagctgccccgGCTGAGGagcctcctgctgcagcacaaccAGCTGGGCCACCTgccccagggcctggggcagctcctcagcctcGAGGAGCTG GATGTGTCCAACAACCACCTCACAGCCATTCCAGAGAGTTTTGCTTTGCTCGTCAACTTGGTGCGGCTCAACTTGGCCTGTAACCAGCTCAGGGACCTGCCTGCAGATCTCAGTGCCATGAAAA GCTTGAGACAGCTGGACTGTACCAAAAACTGCCTGGAAACTGTACCTGCTACACTGGCAAGGATGGCATCGCTGGAGCAGCTTTACCTGAGGAAGAACAAGCTGCACTCCCTGCCAGAGTTTCCCTCCTGCAAGTTGCTGAAG GAATTACATGCTGGAGAGAATCAGATTGAAATCCTAAATGCAGAGAATCTGAAACATCTGAattccctgtctgtgctggagctccGGGACAACAAGATCAAAGCAGTCCCTGAGGAGATCACTGTCCTGCAGAGGCTGGAGAGGCTCGACCTGGCCAACAATGACATCAGCAG GTTGCCTTACACATTGGGGAACCTTCCTCAGCTGAAATTCCTGGCCCTGGAGGGGAATCCTCTGAGAACCATCCGGAGAGACCTGCTGGAA aaaggcaCCCAGGAACTTCTGAAGTACCTGAGAAGCAAAATCCAAG ATGATGGTCCTGGCCCCAATGAAGAGCCTCCTGTGACAGCCATGACTCTTCCCAGCCAGGCAAGGGTGAACATGCATGCCATAACCTCACTGAAATTACTGGAATACAG tgagcagcaggcagcagagatCCCCCCGGAGCTGTTCGACGCCGTGGGAGCCAACCCTGTGGCCACTGTCAACTTCAGCAAGAACCAGCTGAGGGAGGTGCCCCCCAG GATTGTGGAGCTGAAAGACTCAGTTTGTGATGTCAACCTTGGCTTCAACAAGATCTCCTCCATTTCCTTGGAGCTGTGCAGGCTCCACAGACTGACACAACTGGAGCTCAG AAACAACCTTTTGACATCTTTGCCCAAGGAAATGGAGGCACTGACAAGACTGCAGATAATAAATCTTGCTTTTAACAG GTTTAAGGAGTTTCCCAGTGTCCTGTATcacctgccagccctggagaCCATCCTGCTCAGCAACAACCAGGTGGGCTCCATCGACCCTGTGCAGCTGAAGGGGATGGACAGGCTGGGGACGCTGGACCTGCAGAACAACGACCTGTTCCaggtgcccccagagctggggaacTGTGAGAACCTCAG gactctgctgctggaggggaaCCCGTTCCGCACACCCCGCGCCGCGGTGCTGGCCAAGGGCACCGCTGCCCTGCTGGAGTACCTGCGGAGCCGCATCCCCGCCTGA
- the LRRC40 gene encoding leucine-rich repeat-containing protein 40 isoform X3 yields MRPRSLVKSKCLKLPAHVWRINVDPPEEAQHNLSFSSTDRWWEQTDLTKLILASNQLQSLSEDVQLLPALTVLDVHDNQLTSLPSALGQLENLQKLDVSHNKLQSVPEELLQLPRLRSLLLQHNQLGHLPQGLGQLLSLEELDVSNNHLTAIPESFALLVNLVRLNLACNQLRDLPADLSAMKSLRQLDCTKNCLETVPATLARMASLEQLYLRKNKLHSLPEFPSCKLLKELHAGENQIEILNAENLKHLNSLSVLELRDNKIKAVPEEITVLQRLERLDLANNDISRLPYTLGNLPQLKFLALEGNPLRTIRRDLLEKGTQELLKYLRSKIQDDGPGPNEEPPVTAMTLPSQARVNMHAITSLKLLEYSEQQAAEIPPELFDAVGANPVATVNFSKNQLREVPPRIVELKDSVCDVNLGFNKISSISLELCRLHRLTQLELRNNLLTSLPKEMEALTRLQIINLAFNRFKEFPSVLYHLPALETILLSNNQVGSIDPVQLKGMDRLGTLDLQNNDLFQVPPELGNCENLRTLLLEGNPFRTPRAAVLAKGTAALLEYLRSRIPA; encoded by the exons ATGAGGCCAAGGTCGTTAGTGAAGAGCAAGTGCCTGAAGT tgccagctcacGTGTGGCGCATCAACGTGGACCCCCCTGAGGAGGCCCAGCACAACCTGTCCTTCAGCAGCACCGACCGCTGGTGGGAGCAGACAGACCTCACCAAGCTCATCCTGGCCTCCAACCAGCTGCAGAGCCTCTCGGAGGAcgtgcagctgctgcctgccctcacCGTGCTGGAC GTGCATGATAATCAACTGACATCACTTCCTTCTGCTTTAGGACAACTGGAAAATCTCCAGAAACTTGATGTCAG CCACAACAAGCTGCAGAGTGTCCccgaggagctgctgcagctgccccgGCTGAGGagcctcctgctgcagcacaaccAGCTGGGCCACCTgccccagggcctggggcagctcctcagcctcGAGGAGCTG GATGTGTCCAACAACCACCTCACAGCCATTCCAGAGAGTTTTGCTTTGCTCGTCAACTTGGTGCGGCTCAACTTGGCCTGTAACCAGCTCAGGGACCTGCCTGCAGATCTCAGTGCCATGAAAA GCTTGAGACAGCTGGACTGTACCAAAAACTGCCTGGAAACTGTACCTGCTACACTGGCAAGGATGGCATCGCTGGAGCAGCTTTACCTGAGGAAGAACAAGCTGCACTCCCTGCCAGAGTTTCCCTCCTGCAAGTTGCTGAAG GAATTACATGCTGGAGAGAATCAGATTGAAATCCTAAATGCAGAGAATCTGAAACATCTGAattccctgtctgtgctggagctccGGGACAACAAGATCAAAGCAGTCCCTGAGGAGATCACTGTCCTGCAGAGGCTGGAGAGGCTCGACCTGGCCAACAATGACATCAGCAG GTTGCCTTACACATTGGGGAACCTTCCTCAGCTGAAATTCCTGGCCCTGGAGGGGAATCCTCTGAGAACCATCCGGAGAGACCTGCTGGAA aaaggcaCCCAGGAACTTCTGAAGTACCTGAGAAGCAAAATCCAAG ATGATGGTCCTGGCCCCAATGAAGAGCCTCCTGTGACAGCCATGACTCTTCCCAGCCAGGCAAGGGTGAACATGCATGCCATAACCTCACTGAAATTACTGGAATACAG tgagcagcaggcagcagagatCCCCCCGGAGCTGTTCGACGCCGTGGGAGCCAACCCTGTGGCCACTGTCAACTTCAGCAAGAACCAGCTGAGGGAGGTGCCCCCCAG GATTGTGGAGCTGAAAGACTCAGTTTGTGATGTCAACCTTGGCTTCAACAAGATCTCCTCCATTTCCTTGGAGCTGTGCAGGCTCCACAGACTGACACAACTGGAGCTCAG AAACAACCTTTTGACATCTTTGCCCAAGGAAATGGAGGCACTGACAAGACTGCAGATAATAAATCTTGCTTTTAACAG GTTTAAGGAGTTTCCCAGTGTCCTGTATcacctgccagccctggagaCCATCCTGCTCAGCAACAACCAGGTGGGCTCCATCGACCCTGTGCAGCTGAAGGGGATGGACAGGCTGGGGACGCTGGACCTGCAGAACAACGACCTGTTCCaggtgcccccagagctggggaacTGTGAGAACCTCAG gactctgctgctggaggggaaCCCGTTCCGCACACCCCGCGCCGCGGTGCTGGCCAAGGGCACCGCTGCCCTGCTGGAGTACCTGCGGAGCCGCATCCCCGCCTGA
- the SRSF11 gene encoding serine/arginine-rich splicing factor 11 isoform X2 translates to MASSSGTDVIQVTNVSPSASSEQMRTLFGFLGKIEELRLFPPDDSPLPVSSRVCFVKFHEPDSAVVAQHLTNTVFVDRALIVVPYAEGVIPDETKALSLLAPANAVAGLLPGGGLLPTPNPLSQIGAVPLAALGAPALDPALAALGLPGANLNSQSLAADQLLKLMSTVDPKLNHVTAGLVSPSLKSDTSSKEIEEAMKRVREAQSLISAAIEPDKKDEKRRHSRSRSRSRRRRTPSSSRHRRSRSRSRRRSHSKSRSRRRSKSPRRRRSHSRERSRRSRSTSKTRDKKKEEKEKKRSKTPPKSYSTTRRSRSTSRERRRRRSRSGSRSPKKPRSPKRKLSRSPSPRRHKKEKKKDKDKERSRDERERSTSKKKKSKDKEKDRDRKSESDKDVKVTRDYDEEEQGYDSEKDKKEEKKLAEGSSPKGKEPPAEKGGPEPGRESKVNGDDHHEEDMDMSD, encoded by the exons ATGGCCTCCAGCAGCGGCACCGACGTGATCCAGGTCACCAACGTCTCGCCCAGCGCCAGCTCGGAGCAGATGCGGACCCTCTTCGGCTTCCTGGGCAAGATCGAGGAGCTGCGTCTCTTCCCCCCAGA TGACTCGCCGCTGCCCGTGTCGTCGCGCGTGTGCTTTGTGAAGTTCCACGAGCCGGACTCGGCGGTGGTGGCACAGCATCTCACCAACACGGTGTTCGTGGACAGAGCCCTCATAGTGGTGCCCTATGCAGAAG GAGTCATTCCTGATGAGACTAAGGCTTTGTCTCTCTTGGCACCAGCTAATGCCgtggcagggctgctgcccGGAGGTGGACTGCTGCCCACGCCCAACCCTCTCTCTCAG ATTGGTGCTGTCCCTTTGGCTGCTCTTGGAGCTCCTGCTCTTGATCCTGCCCTCGCTGCCCTTGGGCTGCCTGGAGCAAACCTCAACTCCCAG TCTCTTGCAGCAGATCAGCTCCTCAAACTGATGAGCACAGTGGATCCAAA GCTGAACCACGTCACTGCAGGGCTGGTCTCCCCGAGCCTGAAATCCGACACCTCCAGCAAGGAGATCGAGGAGGCGATGAAGAGAGTGCGCGAAGCACAGTCCTTGATCTCTGCTGCCATCGAGCCAG ataaaaaagatgaaaaacgAAGACATTCAAGGTCGAGGTCACGctcgaggaggaggaggacaccTTCTTCATCCAGACACAG gcgGTCCAGGAGCAGGTCAAGGAGAAGGTCCCATTCCAAATCCAGAAGCAGGAGGCGATCCAAAAGCCCAAGGAGAAGAAGGTCCCATTCcagagagagaagcaggaggTCCAGGAGCACATCCAAAACCAG ggataaaaagaaggaagagaaggaaaagaaacgTTCTAAAACTCCCCCCAAAAGCTACAGCACAACCAGACGATCCAGAAGCACAAGCAG agaACGGCGGCGCCGGCGCAGCCGGAGCGGATCCCGGTCCCCCAAGAAGCCCCGGTCTCCCAAGCGGAAACTGTCCCGGTCCCCGTCCCCAAGGAG gcataaaaaggagaagaagaaggacaaggacaaggagaggagcagggacgAGAGGGAGAGGTCgacaagcaagaaaaagaaaagcaaagacaagGAGAAGGATCGAGACCGGAAATCGGAGAGCGACAAGGACGTGAAG GTCACAAGGGACTACGACGAGGAGGAGCAGGGCTACGACAGCGAGAAGGacaagaaggaggagaagaagctGGCGGAGGGCTCGTCCCCCAAGGGCAAGGAGCCCCCGGCCGAGAAGGGCGGCCCCGAGCCGGGCAGGGAGTCCAAGGTCAACGGGGATGACCACCACGAGGAGGACATGGACATGAGCGACTGA
- the LRRC40 gene encoding leucine-rich repeat-containing protein 40 isoform X2 → MAARRGRPGPVFAREAQPEPPVPQGLLRAARRSGQLNLAGRGLRHVPAHVWRINVDPPEEAQHNLSFSSTDRWWEQTDLTKLILASNQLQSLSEDVQLLPALTVLDVHDNQLTSLPSALGQLENLQKLDVSHNKLQSVPEELLQLPRLRSLLLQHNQLGHLPQGLGQLLSLEELDVSNNHLTAIPESFALLVNLVRLNLACNQLRDLPADLSAMKSLRQLDCTKNCLETVPATLARMASLEQLYLRKNKLHSLPEFPSCKLLKELHAGENQIEILNAENLKHLNSLSVLELRDNKIKAVPEEITVLQRLERLDLANNDISRLPYTLGNLPQLKFLALEGNPLRTIRRDLLEKGTQELLKYLRSKIQDDGPGPNEEPPVTAMTLPSQARVNMHAITSLKLLEYSEQQAAEIPPELFDAVGANPVATVNFSKNQLREVPPRIVELKDSVCDVNLGFNKISSISLELCRLHRLTQLELRNNLLTSLPKEMEALTRLQIINLAFNRFKEFPSVLYHLPALETILLSNNQVGSIDPVQLKGMDRLGTLDLQNNDLFQVPPELGNCENLRTLLLEGNPFRTPRAAVLAKGTAALLEYLRSRIPA, encoded by the exons atggcggcgcggcggggccggccgggCCCGGTGTTCGCTCGGGAGGCGCAGCCGGAGCCCCCCGTGCCGCAGGGGCTGCTGCGGGCGGCGCGGCGCAGCGGGCAGCTCAACCTGGCGGGCCGCGGGCTCCGGCACG tgccagctcacGTGTGGCGCATCAACGTGGACCCCCCTGAGGAGGCCCAGCACAACCTGTCCTTCAGCAGCACCGACCGCTGGTGGGAGCAGACAGACCTCACCAAGCTCATCCTGGCCTCCAACCAGCTGCAGAGCCTCTCGGAGGAcgtgcagctgctgcctgccctcacCGTGCTGGAC GTGCATGATAATCAACTGACATCACTTCCTTCTGCTTTAGGACAACTGGAAAATCTCCAGAAACTTGATGTCAG CCACAACAAGCTGCAGAGTGTCCccgaggagctgctgcagctgccccgGCTGAGGagcctcctgctgcagcacaaccAGCTGGGCCACCTgccccagggcctggggcagctcctcagcctcGAGGAGCTG GATGTGTCCAACAACCACCTCACAGCCATTCCAGAGAGTTTTGCTTTGCTCGTCAACTTGGTGCGGCTCAACTTGGCCTGTAACCAGCTCAGGGACCTGCCTGCAGATCTCAGTGCCATGAAAA GCTTGAGACAGCTGGACTGTACCAAAAACTGCCTGGAAACTGTACCTGCTACACTGGCAAGGATGGCATCGCTGGAGCAGCTTTACCTGAGGAAGAACAAGCTGCACTCCCTGCCAGAGTTTCCCTCCTGCAAGTTGCTGAAG GAATTACATGCTGGAGAGAATCAGATTGAAATCCTAAATGCAGAGAATCTGAAACATCTGAattccctgtctgtgctggagctccGGGACAACAAGATCAAAGCAGTCCCTGAGGAGATCACTGTCCTGCAGAGGCTGGAGAGGCTCGACCTGGCCAACAATGACATCAGCAG GTTGCCTTACACATTGGGGAACCTTCCTCAGCTGAAATTCCTGGCCCTGGAGGGGAATCCTCTGAGAACCATCCGGAGAGACCTGCTGGAA aaaggcaCCCAGGAACTTCTGAAGTACCTGAGAAGCAAAATCCAAG ATGATGGTCCTGGCCCCAATGAAGAGCCTCCTGTGACAGCCATGACTCTTCCCAGCCAGGCAAGGGTGAACATGCATGCCATAACCTCACTGAAATTACTGGAATACAG tgagcagcaggcagcagagatCCCCCCGGAGCTGTTCGACGCCGTGGGAGCCAACCCTGTGGCCACTGTCAACTTCAGCAAGAACCAGCTGAGGGAGGTGCCCCCCAG GATTGTGGAGCTGAAAGACTCAGTTTGTGATGTCAACCTTGGCTTCAACAAGATCTCCTCCATTTCCTTGGAGCTGTGCAGGCTCCACAGACTGACACAACTGGAGCTCAG AAACAACCTTTTGACATCTTTGCCCAAGGAAATGGAGGCACTGACAAGACTGCAGATAATAAATCTTGCTTTTAACAG GTTTAAGGAGTTTCCCAGTGTCCTGTATcacctgccagccctggagaCCATCCTGCTCAGCAACAACCAGGTGGGCTCCATCGACCCTGTGCAGCTGAAGGGGATGGACAGGCTGGGGACGCTGGACCTGCAGAACAACGACCTGTTCCaggtgcccccagagctggggaacTGTGAGAACCTCAG gactctgctgctggaggggaaCCCGTTCCGCACACCCCGCGCCGCGGTGCTGGCCAAGGGCACCGCTGCCCTGCTGGAGTACCTGCGGAGCCGCATCCCCGCCTGA
- the SRSF11 gene encoding serine/arginine-rich splicing factor 11 isoform X3 — protein sequence MLNINSHQALYFSQHKYFQQTQVVYQGDFAGCICVFSAPGVGCTLMPGCFSAGVIPDETKALSLLAPANAVAGLLPGGGLLPTPNPLSQIGAVPLAALGAPALDPALAALGLPGANLNSQSLAADQLLKLMSTVDPKLNHVTAGLVSPSLKSDTSSKEIEEAMKRVREAQSLISAAIEPDKKDEKRRHSRSRSRSRRRRTPSSSRHRRSRSRSRRRSHSKSRSRRRSKSPRRRRSHSRERSRRSRSTSKTRDKKKEEKEKKRSKTPPKSYSTTRRSRSTSRERRRRRSRSGSRSPKKPRSPKRKLSRSPSPRRHKKEKKKDKDKERSRDERERSTSKKKKSKDKEKDRDRKSESDKDVKQVTRDYDEEEQGYDSEKDKKEEKKLAEGSSPKGKEPPAEKGGPEPGRESKVNGDDHHEEDMDMSD from the exons ATGCTAAATATTAATAGCCATCAAGCTTTGTATTTTAGCCAACATAAGTACTTTCAACAAACTCAGGTGGTGTATCAGGGAGACTTTGCTGGGtgtatttgtgtattttctgcCCCTGGGGTGGGATGCACTCTAATGCCAGGCTGTTTCTCTGCAGGAGTCATTCCTGATGAGACTAAGGCTTTGTCTCTCTTGGCACCAGCTAATGCCgtggcagggctgctgcccGGAGGTGGACTGCTGCCCACGCCCAACCCTCTCTCTCAG ATTGGTGCTGTCCCTTTGGCTGCTCTTGGAGCTCCTGCTCTTGATCCTGCCCTCGCTGCCCTTGGGCTGCCTGGAGCAAACCTCAACTCCCAG TCTCTTGCAGCAGATCAGCTCCTCAAACTGATGAGCACAGTGGATCCAAA GCTGAACCACGTCACTGCAGGGCTGGTCTCCCCGAGCCTGAAATCCGACACCTCCAGCAAGGAGATCGAGGAGGCGATGAAGAGAGTGCGCGAAGCACAGTCCTTGATCTCTGCTGCCATCGAGCCAG ataaaaaagatgaaaaacgAAGACATTCAAGGTCGAGGTCACGctcgaggaggaggaggacaccTTCTTCATCCAGACACAG gcgGTCCAGGAGCAGGTCAAGGAGAAGGTCCCATTCCAAATCCAGAAGCAGGAGGCGATCCAAAAGCCCAAGGAGAAGAAGGTCCCATTCcagagagagaagcaggaggTCCAGGAGCACATCCAAAACCAG ggataaaaagaaggaagagaaggaaaagaaacgTTCTAAAACTCCCCCCAAAAGCTACAGCACAACCAGACGATCCAGAAGCACAAGCAG agaACGGCGGCGCCGGCGCAGCCGGAGCGGATCCCGGTCCCCCAAGAAGCCCCGGTCTCCCAAGCGGAAACTGTCCCGGTCCCCGTCCCCAAGGAG gcataaaaaggagaagaagaaggacaaggacaaggagaggagcagggacgAGAGGGAGAGGTCgacaagcaagaaaaagaaaagcaaagacaagGAGAAGGATCGAGACCGGAAATCGGAGAGCGACAAGGACGTGAAG CAGGTCACAAGGGACTACGACGAGGAGGAGCAGGGCTACGACAGCGAGAAGGacaagaaggaggagaagaagctGGCGGAGGGCTCGTCCCCCAAGGGCAAGGAGCCCCCGGCCGAGAAGGGCGGCCCCGAGCCGGGCAGGGAGTCCAAGGTCAACGGGGATGACCACCACGAGGAGGACATGGACATGAGCGACTGA
- the SRSF11 gene encoding serine/arginine-rich splicing factor 11 isoform X1, whose amino-acid sequence MASSSGTDVIQVTNVSPSASSEQMRTLFGFLGKIEELRLFPPDDSPLPVSSRVCFVKFHEPDSAVVAQHLTNTVFVDRALIVVPYAEGVIPDETKALSLLAPANAVAGLLPGGGLLPTPNPLSQIGAVPLAALGAPALDPALAALGLPGANLNSQSLAADQLLKLMSTVDPKLNHVTAGLVSPSLKSDTSSKEIEEAMKRVREAQSLISAAIEPDKKDEKRRHSRSRSRSRRRRTPSSSRHRRSRSRSRRRSHSKSRSRRRSKSPRRRRSHSRERSRRSRSTSKTRDKKKEEKEKKRSKTPPKSYSTTRRSRSTSRERRRRRSRSGSRSPKKPRSPKRKLSRSPSPRRHKKEKKKDKDKERSRDERERSTSKKKKSKDKEKDRDRKSESDKDVKQVTRDYDEEEQGYDSEKDKKEEKKLAEGSSPKGKEPPAEKGGPEPGRESKVNGDDHHEEDMDMSD is encoded by the exons ATGGCCTCCAGCAGCGGCACCGACGTGATCCAGGTCACCAACGTCTCGCCCAGCGCCAGCTCGGAGCAGATGCGGACCCTCTTCGGCTTCCTGGGCAAGATCGAGGAGCTGCGTCTCTTCCCCCCAGA TGACTCGCCGCTGCCCGTGTCGTCGCGCGTGTGCTTTGTGAAGTTCCACGAGCCGGACTCGGCGGTGGTGGCACAGCATCTCACCAACACGGTGTTCGTGGACAGAGCCCTCATAGTGGTGCCCTATGCAGAAG GAGTCATTCCTGATGAGACTAAGGCTTTGTCTCTCTTGGCACCAGCTAATGCCgtggcagggctgctgcccGGAGGTGGACTGCTGCCCACGCCCAACCCTCTCTCTCAG ATTGGTGCTGTCCCTTTGGCTGCTCTTGGAGCTCCTGCTCTTGATCCTGCCCTCGCTGCCCTTGGGCTGCCTGGAGCAAACCTCAACTCCCAG TCTCTTGCAGCAGATCAGCTCCTCAAACTGATGAGCACAGTGGATCCAAA GCTGAACCACGTCACTGCAGGGCTGGTCTCCCCGAGCCTGAAATCCGACACCTCCAGCAAGGAGATCGAGGAGGCGATGAAGAGAGTGCGCGAAGCACAGTCCTTGATCTCTGCTGCCATCGAGCCAG ataaaaaagatgaaaaacgAAGACATTCAAGGTCGAGGTCACGctcgaggaggaggaggacaccTTCTTCATCCAGACACAG gcgGTCCAGGAGCAGGTCAAGGAGAAGGTCCCATTCCAAATCCAGAAGCAGGAGGCGATCCAAAAGCCCAAGGAGAAGAAGGTCCCATTCcagagagagaagcaggaggTCCAGGAGCACATCCAAAACCAG ggataaaaagaaggaagagaaggaaaagaaacgTTCTAAAACTCCCCCCAAAAGCTACAGCACAACCAGACGATCCAGAAGCACAAGCAG agaACGGCGGCGCCGGCGCAGCCGGAGCGGATCCCGGTCCCCCAAGAAGCCCCGGTCTCCCAAGCGGAAACTGTCCCGGTCCCCGTCCCCAAGGAG gcataaaaaggagaagaagaaggacaaggacaaggagaggagcagggacgAGAGGGAGAGGTCgacaagcaagaaaaagaaaagcaaagacaagGAGAAGGATCGAGACCGGAAATCGGAGAGCGACAAGGACGTGAAG CAGGTCACAAGGGACTACGACGAGGAGGAGCAGGGCTACGACAGCGAGAAGGacaagaaggaggagaagaagctGGCGGAGGGCTCGTCCCCCAAGGGCAAGGAGCCCCCGGCCGAGAAGGGCGGCCCCGAGCCGGGCAGGGAGTCCAAGGTCAACGGGGATGACCACCACGAGGAGGACATGGACATGAGCGACTGA